The Deltaproteobacteria bacterium genome segment CGGGCGCAAGTTGCGAAATTCGCGCGGGAATTTCGCGCGGTTGCTGTGGTTCATCGCCGCGGCGGGTCTCGCGAGCGGCTGCGGTTATTACGTGACGGCCGAGAAGGGCGACACGTTGTATTCGCTTTCGCATGAGTACGGCCTGACGGTGAATGACGTCCTCGACGCGAATCCCGACATTCAGGATGCCGACCGCATCTACGAAGGCCAAAAGATCAAGATTCCGCGCGACAAGTCCTACAAGTTCGCGGCCACCGAAACGCAGGCGAAATCGGCCGAGCGA includes the following:
- a CDS encoding LysM peptidoglycan-binding domain-containing protein yields the protein MKRIPDIVAFGRKLRNSRGNFARLLWFIAAAGLASGCGYYVTAEKGDTLYSLSHEYGLTVNDVLDANPDIQDADRIYEGQKIKIPRDKSYKFAATETQAKSAER